The following coding sequences lie in one Mus musculus strain C57BL/6J chromosome 11, GRCm38.p6 C57BL/6J genomic window:
- the Ube2z gene encoding ubiquitin-conjugating enzyme E2 Z — MAESPTEEAATATAGAGAAGPGSSGVAGVVGVSGSGGGFGPPFLPDVWAAAAAAGGAGGPGSGLAPLPGLPPSAAAHGAALLSHWDPTLSSDWDGERTAPQCLLRIKRDIMSIYKEPPPGMFVVPDTVDMTKIHALITGPFDTPYEGGFFLFVFRCPPDYPIHPPRVKLMTTGNNTVRFNPNFYRNGKVCLSILGTWTGPAWSPAQSISSVLISIQSLMTENPYHNEPGFEQERHPGDSKNYNECIRHETIRVAVCDMMEGKCPCPEPLRGVMEKSFLEYYDFYEVACKDRLHLQGQTMQDPFGEKRGHFDYQSLLMRLGLIRQKVLERLHNENAEMDSDSSSSGTETDLHGSLRV, encoded by the exons ATGGCGGAGAGTCCGACTGAGGAGGCGGCGACGGCGACGGCTGGCGCCGGGGCGGCGGGCCCAGGGTCGAGTGGTGTTGCCGGTGTGGTCGGCGTTAGCGGGAGCGGCGGCGGGTTCGGGCCGCCTTTTCTGCCGGATGTgtgggcggcggcggcggcggcgggcgggGCCGGGGGACCGGGGAGCGGCCTGGCTCCGCTGCCAGGACTCCCGCCCTCGGCCGCTGCCCACGGGGCCGCGCTGCTTAGCCATTGGGACCCCACGCTCAGCTCGGACTGGGACGGCGAGCGAACCGCGCCACAGTGTCTACTTCGGATTAAGCG GGATATCATGTCCATTTATAAGGAGCCTCCTCCAGGAATGTTCGTTGTGCCCGACACTGTTGACATGACTAAG ATTCATGCTTTGATCACAGGCCCATTTGACACTCCTTATGAAGGGGGTTTCTTCCTGTTCGTCTTTCGGTGTCCACCTGACTATCCCATCCACCCACCTCGGGTCAAACTGATGACAACGGGCAATAACACAGTGAGGTTTAACCCCAACTTCTACCGCAATGGGAAAGTCTGCTTGAGTATTCTAGG TACGTGGACTGGCCCTGCCTGGAGCCCAGCCCAGAGCATCTCTTCTGTGCTTATCTCCATCCAGTCCCTGATGACTGAGAATCCCTACCACAACGAACCAGGCTTTGAACAG GAAAGACATCCAGGAGACAGCAAAAACTATAATGAATGTATCCGGCACGAGACCATCAGGGTTGCAGTCTGTGACATGATGGAGGGCAAGTGCCCCTGCCCTGAACCCCTACG GGGAGTGATGGAGAAGTCCTTCCTGGAGTATTATGACTTCTATGAGGTGGCCTGCAAAGATCGCCTGCATCTTCAAGGCCAAACTATGCAG GACCCTTTTGGAGAGAAGCGGGGCCACTTTGACTACCAGTCCCTCTTGATGCGCCTCGGACTGATTCGACAGAAAGTGCTGGAAAGGCTCCATAATGAAAATGCTGAAATGGACTCTGATAGCAGCTCCTCTGGGACAGAGACAGACCTTCATGGGAGCCTGAGGGTCTAG
- the Atp5g1 gene encoding ATP synthase F(0) complex subunit C1, mitochondrial, protein MQTTKALLISPALIRSCTRGLIRPVSASLLSRPEAPSKQPSCSSSPLQVARREFQTSVISRDIDTAAKFIGAGAATVGVAGSGAGIGTVFGSLIIGYARNPSLKQQLFSYAILGFALSEAMGLFCLMVAFLILFAM, encoded by the exons ATGCAGACCACCAAGGCACtgctcatttctccagctctg ATTCGCTCCTGTACCAGGGGTCTAATcaggcctgtgtctgcctccctcctGAGCAGACCAGAGGCCCCATCTAAGCAG ccTTCCTGCAGCAGCTCCCCTCTCCAGGTGGCCCGACGGGAATTCCAGACCAGTGTCATTTCCCGGGACATCGACACAGCAGCCAAGTTCATTGGTGCTGGGGCCGCCACAGTTGGTGTGGCTGGATCAGGAGCTGGCATTGGCACAGTGTTTGGTAGCTTGATTATTGGCTATGCCAG GAACCCATCTCTCAAGCAGCAGCTCTTCTCCTATGCCATTCTGGGGTTTGCCCTGTCTGAGGCCATGGGACTCTTCTGTTTGATGGTcgccttcctcatcctcttcgcCATGTGA